The Manihot esculenta cultivar AM560-2 chromosome 8, M.esculenta_v8, whole genome shotgun sequence genomic interval GACTTGAATTACTAATTTCATGGATTTCTCCACAAGCTTACCTAAGTTAATGTTCACACTTCACATTCAAACTATGAAATTTGCAAGAAACAAATGTATCTACCTCTTCATCACTTGTGGTATAGTTTCAAGATTAGGAATGGTGAACAAAAAAATCCCTCCCTAACCCATAAATATAACCATTTGAAAGATATCAACAGCATAATAAACATTATCGATAAACTCCATGTCTGAAGAAGTAATTGGCATTTCCTCATATTTATGATTCAAATCGAAGAAGGTTCCAACACAATCacatcataaacatatcatGAACTTCGTTTTTTCCTTCAACTTCCTCATCATCCTATTTCACTCTGCTACACCCATTTAGAAGGGTTGGGCATCATAAAATCAAGAACCTACTTTTTCAACAAACCAGCTAGCTCACCCTTCTCATGCATGGAAGTCAATATATCACATCCTCCTATCAATTCTCCATTGACAAAAATTTGTGGGAATGTAGGCCAGTTGCTATACTTCTTCAGCGTCTCTCTCAATCCATAATTATATTCTTCATCCAGCACGTCTACACTCTCATAATCAATTCCTTGGGTTTCAAGAATGCCAATTACCCTTTGAGAGAATCCACATAATGGGGCATTTCGTGATCCCTTGATAAAGGCCACCACCTGGCTCTCCTTGACCAATTTCCCAATGAGCTCCTCCAGAGGAACTGTTAGCTGAACATGACGGCCAGGTGTAAGCCGAAGATCTGACTTCTTCTTTGGTGGCTGCCTGATCCACGTAGCATTCCCTGATTGATTGCCTGGTGGAACCTTTCCAGTGGTTTTTATATGTTCTTCCATCCATGATTTCCAAGCTTGGGTAAGTGACTCTTTATCCGGTTCATCTACTATCCCAACCTACAAGACAAATTCAATTGTCACTAACAAATTACTAGTGTGCAAGTAAATATGATTGGACTAAAAGGACGATGGTTGGCAACTGGCTGTCCTATTTTCTGTTCATTTTCAACAATCAAAGTTTTACATCGTAAGGTTACAAGCTTAAACATTCAACTTTGCAGACAGCATTTACCCAAGCTCCTGCAAAAGAAGCACAATATGATTAATTCTCCCCATTTGCCTAATAACATATCTACCATCTCAAATTTTTTAGTCTCACTGTGGATGAACAAAGTGAAATGGGTGATATATATTATGAGGTATGGCTATTGTAAGCTCGACCTTATAAAAGAATGAGCTTAATACCACTAACATAAATATTCATATCtaaatttgttcatttattattCACTTCAATTAATTTTGCACAAATCCCAGGCGACATCAAGCTTATATTAGATGCAACTTACATTATGGGCTACCAAAGGAGTCATAACTCTCACCTTTTATAAGTGAAAAATTCGAATGGTATAATCCAAGAATCCAATTGTAAAAGCTGATGTAAAAGTTTCACACTTATCACATTATAAATGATCCAACCTCAAGTTCCTATAAATTGCTTCAGATCAGGACCCATTGGTATGTCAATGACCTGTattctctaaatctttcaatcaTGGAACCCAATAAACTATATTCTCTAAATCTTTTTGCCGGTTTGGAATCAAGAATTTCACAAAACTTTGATCCAattcctttcttttctaacaattttcttgtttggaaggaaaaaaaaatacaattcttttttaacttacaaaaaatttcatttaaaaagtttaaattttgcaTGAATTTGCAAGAATTCTTTGAATTCTTTTCTAGCAAAATGAATAATGTCGTATGAAGGATTAATCATCTGCACCCTAAAGAATCTAAAATAAAATGTCATTCCAGTATTCCTATTAATGTCATCAACTCAAATAACCTGTTCTTTAGCAATAATTTTTGTAATAACCGCAAAAGTCTATGGATATACGAGTAATTTCGTATAACCACCAAAGAACCTAAGACAAAGTATCGAAAATAACAATAAACAAGCACCTTAACGGAGGAGCAAAGGTCCGGAACCGACTTCAGGTGAGAGAAAACGCTAGCCCCAACGTTCCGGGATATGCCAATGAATTGAAGGTCATCGTTCTTATCGTAAACTGCATACACACCCGATTCTGATGGCAATTTTTGAGAGAACTCCTCCGCCGTTAAAGGCACGGCTACTAAGTCCGTCTCGGAGATTTTCTTGACGGCTGCCGGGACAATTAGAGAGCGAGAACGAGAGCGAGAACGAGAGCGAGGTATAATTGGGGTGTAGGGTTTTAAAGAAGTGGAAGGAAAGGGGATGGAAGGCTTAGAGTGTGAATAGAATGAGAGATTGGGGGCAGTTTGAGGAGTATACGAAGATAGTACGCGAAGAGAAGGAGAAGTTTGCAAAGGAGAGAGGCTGATGGAGGCCATGGGAAGAAATGACAAGGGAGACGGCGAACCTGTGACTTCACTTGGATTGAGAACGGAGGTCACTGGTCAGACATGACCGGCGATGATATTTTAGTAGAGAACAATTAAAAAAAGAGTAAATTACAAAAAGCTCCccgaataataatattattaataaattcagtCTCAACAACCTTGTGTTTTTTagcataattattttctttgtcCGTCACTTAtaccttaattaattaaaatatttttataattttctttggaAAAGATAGATCCCATAAttattttagcataattattTTCTGTTAAGAGAGATCTCATAAttattttagcataattattttctttgtcTGTCACTTATACCTTATGCCGAGAGATCGAAGAGAATCCTGGAGGAAGACGAGGAGAGCTTCTCCTTTTTGTTAAGAGAGaaacaaagagaaaaagaagaagaaagggcaTGAGAAAGGGTTTCTCATAGCAGTTACAGACTGCAATCATTAGGCAAATCCAATTTAAAAGGTTCTTTTGGCTTGCATAGATACCGATCGGAACTTCATCTTCCTGATCATGTGGATATGATCTTCTCAATTGCCTTTGCATTTCACTTGTAGATCTTGACTCTTTTCCTTCTGCATCAAGTTTGATGCCATAATTCTGCATACTTGCAAAGACACTCATAATCTTCGCTTGGATGGATTTGATCTGGGTTCCGATTTCATGAAGATAAGGAACTTTACTAAACATGGAGGTAGTCCTCTTGATAAGCCCACATAACCTTCTTCTTGAGCCTGTTTGAGCTCTGAGAAGGAGAAAGGAGTCAATAACATCATCAGCTTCATATGCAATGTCTCTGATTTCAGCTATCAAGTTGTGAACACATTCATCTTGATCTTGTTTGCTGTCTACATCTTGCAAGAAGCATTGAATCCTGTTCAATTCAATTTGCAACTGTTGAACTTCATCACGCCTCTAGaattataggaagaaaaatatttttcattttcttactTTCTGTATAATAGGATATAAGGATTATATAATATAAGATATGATCAATTATGTCTATGATTATGTTATCAATTATCGCCTAATATCATGTTAGAATTATGCTAACTATGATAATATTAATCACTAATTAATTACAATTATGCTAGAATATTCTTTCCAACACTCTCCCTCaagttggttcatgtggatcTAACATACCCAACTTGTCCAAAACTTTATTGAATATTCATCCAGTAATTGCTTTAGTTAGGATATCTGCCCACTGATCTTCCAATCGAACAAACGGTAATGATATCAAACCATTGACCAACTTTTCCTTGATGAAATGTCAgtctatttcaacatgttttgttcgATCATGTTGAACAGGATTTTCAGAAATGTTGATTGCTGCCTTGTTGTCATAACGAAGTTCATGTGCGTCCCCTAATGGAAATCCAAACTCAaacatcaactttctgatccataGTAGCTCTGCAAGTCCTTTTGTTATTCCCCTAAATTCTGCTTCAGCACTGGACAGTGTCATCaccttttgcttcttactttttcaTGTCACCAAGTTACCTCCAACGAAGGTAAAATATCCTGAAGTGGATCGTTTGTTGGCACGGTCTTCTGCCCAATTAGCATTTGTATATTATATGACCATTCTTCTTGAACAACATGCACATccctaggggtgagcagtattcggttcaaaccgaaaaaaccgaccgaactgaattaatttgaaaattcagttcgattttttattcaactcagttcggtttttaatttcagaaattttagttatttcggttcggttcgattttgatcagaaaaaaatcgaaaaaactgaaccgaaccgattagtgataataatatgttattttcaataatatagagaaattaaatcatatcaagattaaaatattttaattaaattttaaaatactaaaaataaagtgtaaaaaataaaaaatttattaaaaatcgaaaccaatCAAAcagaatcaaatcgaatcgaatcagaccagttcgatttgatttctgaccaaaatcggttcagttcagttttcataaatactaaaatttcagttttcgatttatttggttcggttcgattttgaaccgaaccgatcgaatgctcacccctacccaTCCTAGCTGCTCCTTTCAGATATCGAATAATCCTCAATGCTGCCTCCATATGGTCTTGATTTGGATCGTGCATGAACTGACTTACTAAACTCACAGCATACGCTACGTCTGGTCTGGTGTGTGATAAGTAAATCAGCTTTCCTACCAATCTCTGGTACCTCCCCCTATCTGTTGGTCCTTCTTCTGAATCTTTGCTCAACTCATGATTGACCATTACTGGAGTATCAACCGGCTTGCAGTTTATCATTCCTATTTCGGCTAAAAGATCAAGGATGTATTTTCTCTGTGATATTAGGATTCCCTAGTCTGACCTGAGAACTTCAATCTCAAGGAAGTATTTTAACCCCCCAAGTTTTTCATCTCAAATTCTTGAAATAAGTTGTCCCTCAGCCGTTTGATCTCGTCCACATCGTCTCCTATTATAATCATGTCGTCCACGTATATAATCAAACACGTGATTTTTCTTCCTCATCTCATCAAGAACAGGGTGTGATTAGAGTTACTCTGTCAATATCCATATTTCTTCATTGCTTGGGTAAATCTCTCAAACCATGCTCTGGAAGATTGTTTCAACCCATACGAGGCTCGCCTTCATCGACACACTTCTCCCCGTCTATATCCACTCGTGAACCCTGGTGGAGCATCCATGTAAACTTCATCTTTCAGGTCATCATGCaagaaagcattcttcacatcaaactaaTGAAGTGGCCAGTCTAGGTTTGCAGCAAGAGAAAATAGGACTCGTATTGTATCAATTTTTGCTACTGGAGAGAACGTTTCAGAGTGTATCCTTTTGCTACCAGTCGAGCTTTATATCTATCCACCGTTCCATCCGGCTTATACTTTACTGTAAACACCAATTTGCATCCCACTAGTCGTTGTCCCTTGGGTAGCCAGCATTTCTCTCAGGTTTTATTTTTCTCCAAGGCATCCATCTCGATCTCCATTTCTTCAATCTATCTCTTGTCCTTTTGAGCCTCTGTGGCATCCTTTGGTATCcattctaagcaaatatttttttgtAGTGTGATAAGTTGAGGTGATAGATTCTCTCCTCTAGTAATATTTGCCATAGGATACTTAGATTTGGCTACCTCAAATTCTGGATCATACCTCATAGGTGGAACTCCTCTGTTACTCCGAGGGGGTAGTACATAGTGGCCTGTTTCAGGAGACTCAAGGGAGATGAGTTCAGTGGTAAAGTTATTAGAAGAAGGAGAGGGTTTAGATTCATATACCTCAGTGGCGTATTCCTCAAGATATTCTACGGTGGCAGACTCTGGTTGTGGCGTTGAGATTGAGGACTATACTAGATGATCAGTGTCTCCAAGTTCTAGTGTAGACTCAGGAAGGGAAAGTGGATGGACAGTCTCTGACTCCCCCCTGAGGATTTTCTGACTCTCTCCGAGGATAGCTAAGCCAACTTGGAAGTGGTGGTTCTGCTGTATTCTCCCCTTCACTGCCAGTTGGCGAGGAGAAAAAATACTCGTCTTCAAAAAAAGTGCAGTCCATAGTGGTGAAGAGCCGTTTAGAGATTGGGTCAAATCACCGATAGCCCTTTTTATGGACACCATAACCGAGGAACACACACTTAAGAGCacatggatcaagtttagtgcgATGTGATTTAGGAATGTGAACATAGACCGTGTAGCAAAAAATTTTAGGTAGAAGGTTTAGATGGGAAGGGATGGTGTGATGAGAAGATAAGGTATGCAGTAGAAATCGAAAATTAAAAACCCGAGACGGGAGTCTATTGATGAGGTAAATAGAAGTAACAACTGCTTCGAACCAAAACTTATAAGAAACCCGGGCTTCAAATAATAAGACTCGGGTGATTTCAAGGATGTGCCGATTTTTTCTTTCGGCAACCCCATTTTGCCGTGGGGTATACAGACAAGTAGTTTGGTGAATGATCCCATTGTCCCGAAAAAAAGGTTTGAAGATGATTATTGACAAGTTCCCCCCCATTGTCATACCGGAGGACTTGAATGGTGCTGTGAAATTGGATTTTAATCATGCGAAAAAAGTCGTAAAATTTTTCAGCCACTTCGTATTTATGTTTCAACAAGTAGATCTAAGTAACACGAgtgcaatcatcaataaaagtaacaaagtaTCTATAATCATGAGAACCAGTTTTTAGAGCAGGCCCCATACATCAGAGTGTATTATTGAGAATGAAGTATCAGATTTATTTACGGAAATATGATAAGTATTCTTATGACTTTTAGCAAGCACACATGAAGAACAAACAGGGATATCAATGGATTTAAATTCAGAAAACAAAGAACGAAGATATTCACTTGAGGGATGGCCAAAGCGCTGGTGCTAGAGCCACAACTGTCGGGTTGAAGACCCTTGAGCTAAGTGAGCCAAATTAATAGTAATTTGATTTGCTGGTTTCTTATTTGTATTTTGGCTATTCTGAATTAACAGAGAGAGTTTGTGTGACAAGTCTGTTATTATATCAGTTACTACCTAAGATTGATCGGCTGGACTCTGGCTAGAAGAATCGCCATTGCTGTTTCTCAGTTAGAGAAGGTTGGGAAAGGTATTTTGGCGGAAAAATCGGCTAAATTTTTAGATCGAAACCCGCTCTGATATCATCTAGAATTATAGAAAGAAaagtatttttcatttttttactttatgtgTAATAGGATACAAGGATTATATAGTACAAGATATAATCAATTATATAATGACCCGgtgaccggaccgctaccggtgctaggatccagatcggtttaaggccgtcgggacccgtagcaagcctacgatgcattctgtaaacctggtaaattccatacatgatcaacaatttccataaaaaattaTCGCCGCCTAGAATTATGCTAGAATTATGTTAACTATGGTAACGTTAATCActgattaattataattatggcATAATATTCTTTCCAACACGCATGCCATAAAGTAAACTTGCTTCACAAACAAGTACATCAACAATTCTTTCAATGGCAGAGGAAACAAAAGCCTCAACCATTTTTTCTTCTTGTAAGAAAGATGACAACCAAAGAGTTGAAAAATATCTCTAAGATGACTGATTTGGATGATATGCTTTTGATAGGTATTACTGCCTAAGGAATTAAAGCATTGAAATCTTGtatatttcattttctttcctaTCTTTCCCTATTTGCA includes:
- the LOC110621755 gene encoding bifunctional monothiol glutaredoxin-S16, chloroplastic; the encoded protein is MASISLSPLQTSPSLRVLSSYTPQTAPNLSFYSHSKPSIPFPSTSLKPYTPIIPRSRSRSRSRSLIVPAAVKKISETDLVAVPLTAEEFSQKLPSESGVYAVYDKNDDLQFIGISRNVGASVFSHLKSVPDLCSSVKVGIVDEPDKESLTQAWKSWMEEHIKTTGKVPPGNQSGNATWIRQPPKKKSDLRLTPGRHVQLTVPLEELIGKLVKESQVVAFIKGSRNAPLCGFSQRVIGILETQGIDYESVDVLDEEYNYGLRETLKKYSNWPTFPQIFVNGELIGGCDILTSMHEKGELAGLLKK